Proteins from a genomic interval of Luteolibacter sp. Y139:
- the ftsY gene encoding signal recognition particle-docking protein FtsY, whose protein sequence is MAGFFKSLYNKIANKAEIDWDELEADLVAADLGPKLAMGIVDELQQLGRQVSAEDVIESARRHVANRLPPDSPPLLPRMDGKPFVFLVVGINGVGKTTSCAKLAHWLQRRGQPTVLAAADTFRAAAVEQLERWGQRLNIPVVKGQPNADPSSVCFNAHQKAIADGSKYLICDTAGRLHTRHNLMEELSKIKRTLAKNDETAPHLTLLVVDATTGANALQQAKEFHKACALDGVIVTKMDGSGKGGVAVAIQDQLGIPPRFLGTGEEPEQFALFNKQKFVEEML, encoded by the coding sequence ATGGCCGGCTTCTTCAAATCCCTCTACAACAAGATCGCGAACAAGGCGGAAATCGACTGGGACGAGCTCGAGGCCGACCTCGTCGCCGCCGACCTCGGCCCCAAGCTCGCCATGGGCATCGTGGACGAACTCCAGCAACTCGGCCGCCAGGTTTCCGCCGAAGACGTGATCGAGTCGGCCCGCCGCCACGTCGCCAACCGCCTGCCCCCGGATTCCCCGCCGCTGCTGCCCCGGATGGACGGCAAGCCCTTCGTTTTCCTCGTCGTCGGCATCAATGGCGTCGGCAAGACCACCTCCTGCGCCAAGCTCGCCCACTGGCTGCAGCGCCGCGGCCAGCCGACCGTGCTCGCCGCCGCCGATACCTTCCGCGCCGCCGCCGTCGAGCAGCTCGAGCGCTGGGGCCAGCGCCTGAATATCCCGGTCGTGAAGGGCCAGCCAAACGCCGACCCCTCCTCGGTCTGCTTCAATGCTCACCAGAAGGCCATCGCCGACGGCTCCAAATACCTGATCTGCGACACCGCGGGCCGCCTCCACACCCGTCACAACCTGATGGAGGAGCTTTCCAAGATCAAACGCACCCTCGCCAAGAACGACGAGACCGCCCCCCACCTCACCCTTCTGGTAGTCGACGCCACCACCGGAGCGAACGCCCTCCAGCAGGCCAAGGAATTCCACAAGGCTTGCGCGCTCGACGGCGTCATCGTCACAAAAATGGACGGCTCCGGCAAAGGCGGCGTTGCCGTGGCCATCCAGGACCAGCTCGGCATCCCCCCCCGCTTCCTCGGCACCGGCGAAGAGCCCGAGCAGTTCGCCCTGTTCAACAAACAGAAGTTCGTGGAAGAGATGCTGTAA
- a CDS encoding peroxiredoxin family protein: MKLVAAILAATLSTLAAEPAKVGQALPKLSTLIPGAKLPETKGKVVVVDFWASWCGPCKASFPAFNRLHDKYAAKGLVIIGVGVDDDPANHQKFASKMGAKFPLVHDSAHKAAAFFAPATMPTSYIADRKGVIRHVHNGFKGAKTEAEYEKEIQALLEP; encoded by the coding sequence ATGAAACTCGTCGCCGCCATCCTTGCCGCCACCCTTTCGACACTGGCCGCCGAGCCAGCAAAAGTCGGACAAGCCTTGCCCAAACTCTCCACCTTGATCCCCGGAGCAAAGCTTCCGGAAACGAAAGGCAAGGTCGTCGTCGTCGACTTCTGGGCCTCGTGGTGTGGCCCCTGCAAGGCCTCCTTTCCCGCCTTCAATCGCCTCCACGACAAGTATGCGGCGAAGGGGCTCGTGATCATCGGCGTCGGCGTCGATGACGATCCCGCCAATCATCAGAAGTTCGCCAGCAAGATGGGCGCGAAGTTCCCGCTCGTTCACGACTCCGCCCACAAGGCCGCCGCCTTCTTCGCCCCGGCCACCATGCCGACCAGCTACATCGCCGACCGCAAGGGCGTGATCCGCCATGTCCACAATGGCTTCAAGGGCGCCAAGACCGAAGCCGAATATGAGAAGGAAATCCAAGCCCTGTTAGAACCATGA
- a CDS encoding DUF4266 domain-containing protein: MTRLILLIPVIALSACSPALVRVQPYERGTLAKPVMADSLDPLETAMTDHAYFSREACFGGGGVGGGGCGCN; this comes from the coding sequence ATGACCCGGCTCATTCTCCTGATCCCCGTGATCGCGCTCTCCGCCTGCTCGCCCGCGCTGGTGCGCGTCCAGCCCTACGAGCGCGGCACGCTCGCAAAGCCCGTGATGGCGGACAGCCTCGATCCCCTTGAAACCGCCATGACCGATCACGCCTACTTCTCGCGCGAAGCCTGCTTCGGCGGTGGTGGCGTCGGCGGCGGCGGCTGCGGCTGCAATTGA
- a CDS encoding DUF1800 family protein, with amino-acid sequence MSRIFRCAALALCLVATSRADLDLNSNGLGDVWEAKFRPTTFLPGDDSDRDGQTNQQEAEAGTDPLSGIDQFAVRSISVQAANLVLKWPSQAGKRYQLQSTSTPTTAASWVNVPGLYAGVAGDLSVTIPKPAGNTTFFRVVVADIDSDGDGLTDWEEIQAGTNPNGGNDLAAVSAALQATPVITLVSGDTEATEPTSGPASDSGSFRVLRSGGLGRVLVKLDATGSASASDYTGVGSTVAVPMSATEVPVTLVPVQDAIVESDELAVLSVKTDPAYTRGTAITAGVLIKDGMQANGTGLLASFWKHPTIPPATSPALNTPYFGGAPVLTRIDATVNYDNAVAAWPGSPITVGTTSDHFSSRWEGEILPEYSQTYTFFANANEMCRLWVNGQLLPMAINGAVIDSDWETPPVTLTQGESSAIISLEGGKRYPIVLEHYQNTGGHRAILSWQSASQTKQVVPQNRLFPNAPPRIYAPLEALGFIGGPAFNYQIKASAKPTSYSALNLPPGLNLATSTGLISGSPTTPGEWKVMVTATNATGSGSAFLTITIVQTSGGITREVWSMAPGTGIADIPVTTTPTSSLLGSLAAPSDTGDNYGARLRGFLTAPETGEYRFYLRADEVAQFFLSNDDEPVNSWKRAELTAPVSSSDWTTAATSPLLHLEAGRRYYLEVLHKENTGSDHLAVGWLTPSEMAKATPVIATVPGHVLTRFEDVTMGTAPAFIPPAAPPNWTTESNTGNTNVNAASRFLQQATFGANGSDITALNGLASYDAWINAEFAKPVTKHLPYVEQFRDVSNPNNSTYPGTLTFNSWWKNSIQGDDQLRQRIAFALSEIMVISETGPLDERANTISDYYDMLLDHSFGNVRDLLEAVTLHPAMGRYLDMLRNDKPSLTAGRIPNENYGREILQLFSLGLYRLNPDGTPMINSKGELIPTYDQDSIIGYAHVFTGWDYNYTGAYNTSFAASSNWIDPMREVPARHFTGRKRLLNNIVLPGIPVLNGVPLDPYGTHSGAAIAGNAEFQALPTLELDAVHDQLFNHPNIAPFLCRQLIQRLVTSTPSPGYVYRVVQKFNDNGSGVRGDMKAIIKAILLDYEARSLTAAGTSSFGKQREPVLRVSQFARAFRPANNFAGTYTQDGGLITVDTGAINHRLGNGQKVLLGFSGAGPQSHDGDYTVSAIPPATSFTVRTRDIFRGTWTQPIGSNVITVTTPSDHGFATGQSAYLRFRTGVAGTLTSGVFPVTRIGNTTFSVTADTAAAARSGEIDVAYFRGSYAQSNGGVLNVTCGTLPGLALNTRLTMSFTLVSNAAPPDGVYVIKAISDTEPRRLTIELVNDTTTPPTSSTPATTVDRNGIFNAAPHAPALDRTGSATSGYSDWNVANTDTALGQTPLNSPTVFNFFTPDYKFPGLLENNNLVTPEFQISSDTNVIRQANFLFAGIYHTTGNGLTSGYTNGFSAFVGGAHDIMMDFSPWMGPRTATPTDYWTNTTNLRPLIQELSKILMAGQMSTAMEDQIYNFVSNTTNIAYPASPADTDRRNRVRAIIYFIAVSPEHAIQR; translated from the coding sequence ATGTCCCGAATCTTTCGCTGTGCCGCACTGGCACTGTGCCTAGTCGCTACGTCCCGCGCCGACCTCGATCTCAATTCGAATGGTCTCGGTGATGTCTGGGAAGCCAAGTTCCGCCCCACGACCTTCCTGCCGGGCGATGACTCTGATCGCGATGGCCAGACCAACCAACAGGAAGCCGAAGCCGGCACCGATCCCCTCTCGGGCATCGATCAATTCGCCGTCCGCTCGATCAGCGTCCAAGCTGCCAATCTGGTTCTGAAATGGCCATCGCAAGCCGGCAAACGCTACCAGCTCCAGTCCACCTCCACACCCACCACGGCCGCTTCCTGGGTCAATGTTCCCGGACTCTATGCAGGCGTCGCGGGCGATCTTTCCGTCACCATTCCGAAGCCCGCTGGCAACACCACCTTCTTCCGCGTGGTAGTGGCCGACATCGATAGCGATGGCGACGGCCTGACCGACTGGGAGGAAATCCAAGCCGGCACCAATCCCAATGGTGGCAATGACCTTGCCGCCGTGAGCGCCGCCCTCCAGGCCACTCCCGTCATCACCCTTGTCAGCGGCGATACCGAGGCCACTGAGCCAACCTCCGGTCCCGCCAGCGACTCCGGCAGCTTCCGCGTGCTGCGCAGCGGCGGCCTCGGCCGCGTGCTCGTGAAGCTTGATGCCACCGGCAGCGCAAGTGCCTCGGACTACACCGGCGTGGGGTCCACCGTCGCCGTCCCCATGTCCGCCACCGAGGTGCCGGTCACGCTCGTCCCGGTGCAGGACGCCATCGTCGAATCCGATGAACTCGCCGTGCTGTCGGTAAAGACGGATCCTGCCTACACCCGCGGAACCGCCATCACCGCCGGAGTCTTGATCAAGGACGGCATGCAAGCCAACGGCACCGGCCTCCTCGCAAGCTTCTGGAAGCACCCCACCATTCCGCCCGCCACCAGCCCCGCGCTGAATACTCCCTACTTCGGTGGAGCCCCGGTCCTGACACGGATCGATGCCACCGTAAATTATGACAACGCCGTCGCGGCATGGCCCGGCAGTCCGATCACCGTCGGCACCACTTCCGACCACTTCTCCAGCCGCTGGGAAGGCGAGATCCTTCCCGAATACTCTCAGACCTACACGTTCTTCGCCAACGCCAACGAGATGTGCCGCCTGTGGGTCAATGGGCAGCTCCTTCCGATGGCCATCAACGGCGCCGTGATCGACAGCGACTGGGAGACCCCTCCGGTAACTTTGACCCAGGGCGAAAGCTCCGCCATCATCTCGCTCGAAGGCGGCAAACGCTACCCCATCGTTCTGGAGCACTACCAGAACACCGGCGGCCACCGCGCGATCCTCTCCTGGCAATCGGCCAGCCAGACCAAGCAGGTCGTCCCTCAGAACCGCCTCTTCCCGAACGCGCCTCCGCGCATCTACGCGCCCCTTGAAGCCTTGGGCTTCATCGGTGGCCCGGCCTTCAACTATCAGATCAAGGCCAGTGCCAAGCCAACTTCCTACTCCGCGCTGAACCTGCCCCCGGGTCTCAATTTGGCCACGTCCACTGGCTTGATCTCCGGGTCACCGACCACTCCCGGCGAATGGAAGGTCATGGTCACGGCAACCAATGCCACCGGCTCCGGCTCCGCCTTCCTCACCATCACCATCGTCCAGACCAGCGGCGGCATCACCCGCGAGGTGTGGTCCATGGCTCCGGGAACCGGCATCGCCGACATCCCGGTGACGACCACTCCGACCTCCTCTCTCCTCGGCTCACTGGCTGCACCTTCTGATACCGGCGACAACTACGGTGCTCGCCTCCGTGGCTTCCTGACCGCTCCCGAGACCGGCGAATACCGCTTCTACCTCAGAGCGGATGAAGTCGCTCAATTCTTCCTCTCCAATGACGATGAACCGGTGAATTCATGGAAGCGCGCCGAGCTCACCGCCCCCGTTTCCTCCAGCGATTGGACCACCGCCGCCACTTCTCCCCTCCTGCATCTCGAAGCAGGCCGTCGCTACTATTTGGAAGTCCTTCACAAGGAAAACACCGGCAGCGATCACCTCGCCGTCGGCTGGCTCACGCCGAGCGAAATGGCGAAGGCCACCCCGGTGATCGCGACCGTGCCGGGCCACGTGCTGACCCGCTTCGAAGATGTCACCATGGGCACCGCCCCGGCCTTCATCCCACCGGCCGCTCCTCCCAATTGGACGACCGAATCCAACACCGGGAACACCAACGTCAACGCCGCTTCCCGCTTCCTCCAGCAGGCGACCTTCGGTGCCAATGGCTCGGACATCACGGCCCTCAACGGCTTGGCTTCCTACGACGCGTGGATCAATGCCGAGTTCGCGAAACCCGTCACCAAGCACCTGCCCTACGTCGAGCAGTTCCGCGATGTCTCCAATCCCAACAACTCGACCTACCCCGGCACCCTCACCTTCAACTCTTGGTGGAAGAACTCCATCCAGGGAGACGACCAGCTCCGCCAGCGCATCGCCTTCGCCCTCAGCGAAATCATGGTGATCTCCGAAACCGGCCCCCTCGACGAGCGCGCCAATACGATCTCGGACTACTATGACATGCTGCTCGATCATTCCTTCGGGAACGTGCGCGACCTCTTGGAAGCCGTGACCCTCCATCCCGCGATGGGTCGCTACCTCGACATGCTGAGGAACGACAAGCCGAGCCTCACCGCCGGCCGCATCCCGAACGAAAACTACGGACGGGAAATCCTGCAGCTCTTCTCGCTCGGCCTCTACCGCCTGAATCCGGACGGCACCCCGATGATAAACTCGAAGGGCGAGCTGATACCCACCTACGATCAGGATTCGATCATCGGCTACGCCCACGTCTTCACCGGCTGGGACTACAACTACACTGGCGCCTACAATACCTCGTTCGCCGCATCCTCGAATTGGATCGATCCGATGCGCGAGGTTCCCGCCCGCCACTTCACCGGCAGGAAGCGCCTTCTCAACAACATCGTCCTCCCCGGCATCCCGGTGCTCAATGGAGTCCCTCTCGATCCCTACGGCACCCACAGCGGCGCGGCGATCGCAGGCAATGCGGAATTCCAAGCCCTACCAACGCTGGAGCTCGATGCTGTCCACGACCAGCTCTTCAATCATCCCAACATCGCTCCCTTCCTTTGCCGCCAGTTGATCCAGCGGCTGGTCACCTCCACGCCGTCACCGGGCTACGTGTATCGCGTCGTCCAGAAGTTCAATGACAACGGCTCCGGCGTCCGCGGCGACATGAAGGCCATCATCAAGGCCATCCTGCTCGATTATGAAGCGCGCTCCCTGACAGCAGCGGGCACCTCCAGCTTCGGCAAGCAACGTGAGCCGGTCCTGCGCGTCAGCCAGTTCGCCCGCGCCTTCCGCCCGGCGAACAATTTCGCCGGCACCTACACCCAGGACGGCGGACTCATCACCGTCGACACCGGCGCGATCAACCATCGCCTCGGCAATGGCCAGAAGGTGCTGCTCGGGTTCTCGGGCGCGGGTCCCCAGTCGCACGATGGCGACTACACGGTGAGCGCTATTCCGCCCGCCACTTCCTTCACTGTTAGAACCCGCGATATCTTCCGCGGAACCTGGACTCAGCCGATAGGAAGCAATGTGATCACGGTCACCACTCCGAGCGACCACGGCTTCGCCACCGGCCAGTCGGCTTACCTCCGCTTCCGCACCGGCGTGGCCGGCACCCTTACCAGCGGCGTGTTCCCGGTCACTCGCATCGGAAACACCACCTTCTCCGTCACGGCCGATACCGCTGCCGCCGCGAGGTCCGGTGAAATCGATGTCGCCTACTTCCGCGGTAGCTACGCACAATCCAACGGCGGCGTATTGAATGTGACCTGCGGCACCCTGCCGGGCCTCGCACTCAACACCAGGCTGACGATGAGCTTCACCCTGGTCAGCAACGCGGCACCACCGGACGGCGTCTATGTGATCAAGGCCATCAGCGATACCGAACCGCGGCGCCTCACGATTGAACTCGTGAACGACACCACCACGCCACCGACAAGCTCCACCCCGGCGACGACCGTCGACCGCAATGGCATCTTCAATGCCGCACCTCACGCGCCAGCCTTGGATCGCACGGGCAGCGCGACATCAGGCTACTCGGATTGGAACGTCGCCAACACGGACACGGCCCTCGGCCAGACGCCGCTCAATTCCCCCACGGTCTTCAACTTCTTCACGCCGGACTACAAGTTCCCCGGCCTCCTGGAGAATAACAACCTCGTCACCCCCGAGTTCCAGATCAGTTCGGATACCAACGTGATCCGCCAGGCGAACTTCCTCTTCGCCGGCATCTACCACACCACCGGTAACGGCCTAACCTCCGGTTACACGAATGGCTTCAGCGCCTTCGTCGGCGGAGCCCACGACATCATGATGGACTTCTCGCCGTGGATGGGGCCGCGCACCGCCACCCCCACCGATTACTGGACCAATACCACCAATCTACGCCCGTTGATTCAGGAGCTCTCGAAGATCCTCATGGCAGGGCAAATGAGCACGGCCATGGAAGACCAGATCTACAACTTCGTCTCCAATACCACGAACATCGCCTATCCCGCTTCCCCGGCCGATACCGATCGGCGCAACCGCGTCCGCGCCATCATCTACTTCATCGCCGTTTCCCCCGAGCACGCGATCCAACGCTGA
- a CDS encoding FAD:protein FMN transferase — protein MSSKQPVTPLRPDPQGVRHLEFRALGTNCSIKFRLEDERAALNFAAAALTWLEHFEAKYSRYRPTSLISRINDAAGGDWTPVDPETEQMLTLAANLYQRTNGILDPTLLPLLRVWDWKTVHLKLPAKSEVKAALALTGWDKVQRRPGAVRLPQPGMGLDFGGFGKEYAVDHLTRIAHAHGITDALVDLGRDIFAMGGNGRHPFWHVGIEDGCHPGQCWGGLAISGQAVSSSGDYARHFTHDGVRYGHILDPRTGWPVANGMRAVTVVGPTCLEAGIFSTAVFVLGIRDGLHLASLARGVEVCAQTETGIEGTRSFGSYLVKAA, from the coding sequence ATGTCCTCCAAGCAACCCGTCACGCCACTCCGGCCGGACCCACAGGGTGTCCGGCATCTGGAGTTCCGTGCGCTCGGCACGAATTGCTCCATCAAGTTCCGGCTGGAGGATGAACGCGCCGCCCTGAATTTTGCAGCAGCAGCACTCACATGGCTGGAGCATTTCGAAGCGAAGTATTCCCGCTATCGCCCCACGTCATTGATCTCCCGCATCAATGACGCAGCGGGCGGCGACTGGACTCCGGTCGATCCCGAGACGGAGCAAATGCTCACGCTCGCGGCAAATCTCTATCAGCGCACGAACGGCATTCTCGACCCCACCCTGCTGCCTCTGCTGCGCGTCTGGGATTGGAAGACAGTCCACCTGAAGCTCCCCGCAAAGAGCGAGGTGAAAGCCGCACTCGCTCTCACCGGTTGGGACAAAGTCCAGCGCCGCCCCGGCGCAGTGCGCCTCCCGCAACCGGGCATGGGCCTGGACTTCGGCGGCTTCGGCAAGGAATACGCCGTCGATCACCTCACCCGCATCGCGCATGCCCACGGCATCACGGATGCCCTGGTCGATCTCGGCCGCGACATCTTCGCCATGGGAGGCAATGGCCGGCATCCTTTCTGGCATGTCGGCATCGAGGACGGCTGCCACCCCGGCCAATGCTGGGGCGGCCTCGCCATCAGCGGCCAAGCCGTTTCTTCATCCGGCGACTACGCCCGCCACTTCACTCATGATGGCGTCCGCTACGGTCACATCCTCGATCCACGCACCGGCTGGCCCGTCGCAAATGGAATGCGCGCCGTCACCGTGGTCGGCCCCACCTGCCTCGAAGCAGGCATCTTCAGTACCGCCGTCTTCGTCCTCGGCATCCGTGATGGCCTCCACCTCGCCTCGCTCGCCCGCGGCGTGGAGGTGTGTGCCCAAACTGAAACCGGAATCGAAGGGACCCGTTCCTTCGGCAGCTACCTCGTGAAAGCCGCATGA
- the infA gene encoding translation initiation factor IF-1, translating into MEVEGMITSVLAGTQFRVQLQSGHEVLAHISGKMRKRFIRLVVGDRVKMEMSPYDVTKARITFRLG; encoded by the coding sequence GTGGAGGTCGAAGGCATGATTACCTCGGTTCTCGCTGGTACTCAGTTCCGTGTGCAGCTTCAGAGCGGCCACGAGGTGCTCGCGCACATTTCCGGGAAGATGCGCAAGCGTTTCATCCGTCTGGTCGTCGGCGACCGGGTGAAGATGGAAATGTCTCCCTACGACGTGACCAAGGCGCGGATCACGTTCCGCCTCGGCTGA
- a CDS encoding Ig-like domain-containing protein — MTCLFHSVRSRILTSRLGSLILLFQRSPLVQMLFPEAKLLGGAGLGEVTKWTVATIAGLGAYDTVTGATEIVQSYPDPNEQIVPATTGEVLNFIVQVVNAPGLDKVSWSISGLPPGLDHQDLSTPSTHLIYGTPTEVGSTTITVTAWELPNQTGASMSQEFVIEVGSPIIATHPASVAIANNTATTLSVVGNANGSTLTYRWFKGTSGSGTQISGAAGAGATYTTPTHTTANTPANYWVRVTRDGVIQNSNTATVTIATAPAFTTQPGSTSIPSGTTATLTVATSGSPPSIQWFQGTSPSTANPVAGATSTSFTTPALTTTTSYWARATNAAGTASSSTATVTVTGVTAPSITTQPASTTIVSGNTTTLSVGVSGSSPSLQWFRGNAGVTSDPVVGATSTSFTTSALTTTTSYWVRATNTAGSADSNTATVTVTGGVDPFEEWRAGRFDTAQLANPQISGPTADPDGDGMTNQDEYLFGGGPLTREPSPLTISSSGGNLSLVFTARQATGPGYSGKTRHYALDTRTNLATGTWTPITGFSDIIGNNQPVTYSSAAAPPHSFYTLRVWLTP; from the coding sequence ATGACCTGTCTGTTCCATTCCGTCAGAAGCCGCATCCTCACCTCGAGGCTCGGCTCGCTGATCCTGCTCTTCCAGCGCTCGCCGCTGGTGCAGATGCTGTTCCCTGAAGCCAAGCTTCTCGGCGGCGCGGGCTTGGGAGAAGTCACCAAGTGGACCGTGGCCACCATCGCCGGACTCGGCGCTTACGACACCGTCACCGGAGCCACCGAGATCGTCCAGAGCTACCCCGATCCCAACGAGCAAATCGTCCCCGCAACCACCGGCGAAGTTCTCAACTTCATCGTCCAGGTCGTCAATGCACCCGGCCTCGACAAGGTCAGCTGGTCCATCTCCGGACTTCCGCCGGGGCTCGATCACCAGGACTTGTCCACGCCCTCCACTCATCTGATCTACGGAACCCCGACCGAAGTCGGATCTACTACAATCACCGTAACTGCATGGGAGCTGCCAAACCAGACCGGCGCTTCCATGTCGCAGGAATTCGTCATTGAAGTCGGCTCGCCCATCATCGCCACCCATCCCGCGTCGGTGGCAATCGCGAACAATACAGCTACCACCTTGAGCGTCGTGGGAAATGCCAATGGCAGCACCCTCACTTACCGGTGGTTCAAGGGAACTTCCGGATCCGGCACCCAGATCAGCGGAGCCGCGGGAGCAGGAGCGACCTACACCACCCCGACCCACACGACCGCGAATACCCCGGCGAACTACTGGGTCCGCGTCACCCGCGATGGAGTCATCCAGAACTCCAATACTGCCACGGTCACCATCGCCACCGCGCCAGCCTTCACCACACAACCGGGATCCACCAGCATCCCCAGCGGCACCACCGCCACCTTGACCGTCGCGACTTCGGGCAGCCCGCCCTCCATCCAGTGGTTCCAGGGCACATCACCCTCGACGGCCAACCCAGTCGCAGGCGCCACCTCCACTTCCTTCACCACGCCCGCTCTAACAACCACGACCAGCTATTGGGCGAGGGCAACCAATGCCGCTGGCACCGCGAGTTCCAGCACCGCCACCGTGACGGTCACAGGTGTCACTGCGCCATCGATCACCACTCAGCCGGCATCCACAACAATTGTCAGCGGCAACACTACCACCTTGAGCGTGGGAGTTTCCGGTAGTTCGCCCTCTCTTCAGTGGTTCCGCGGCAACGCAGGCGTGACGTCCGACCCTGTTGTGGGCGCCACCTCAACCTCTTTCACCACCTCGGCCCTGACAACAACGACCAGTTACTGGGTCCGGGCAACCAATACCGCCGGCTCCGCGGACTCGAATACTGCCACTGTGACAGTGACTGGCGGTGTCGATCCTTTCGAAGAATGGCGAGCGGGCCGTTTCGACACCGCCCAACTCGCCAACCCACAGATCTCCGGCCCCACCGCTGATCCGGACGGCGACGGCATGACAAATCAGGATGAGTACCTTTTCGGAGGCGGGCCTCTCACTCGCGAGCCTTCGCCGCTGACAATCTCATCCAGTGGCGGCAACCTCTCCCTAGTCTTCACCGCCCGTCAGGCCACCGGCCCCGGCTACAGCGGAAAGACGCGCCACTACGCATTGGACACTCGCACGAATCTCGCGACCGGCACGTGGACTCCCATCACCGGCTTTTCAGATATCATCGGAAACAATCAGCCGGTGACTTACTCGTCTGCGGCAGCTCCGCCCCACTCCTTCTATACCCTGCGCGTCTGGCTCACGCCGTGA
- a CDS encoding DUF1501 domain-containing protein translates to MSTIDQDRARLLRSRRDFLRTIGGAAMGSAVISTTLRDFRLINSALAQGNGVGGAFTDYKALVCIFLNGGNDANNLIIPKGAQHANYAAIRQNLTIPESLALAITPLNNDGNQYGFHPVCPQLQSLFQAGKLATLFNVGPLLFPTSRVQYQKKLVALPPQLFSHSDQVTHWQTSIPDQPPRTGWGGRVADYLHPYQNELLQDPVSRAKIALCTSISGANTFEVGNSVQQFHVSTSGAVTLSGTSTAREAVVRNIAKLSQSNLQADAYGDVIDNAIAAGATLNSALTDTQTGWTWNTPFPSGSLGDQLKMVARIIAGRNKLQVKRQIFFVSAGGYDTHTSQMGAGDDALTGTHAGLLGTLSQAIGAFQAAIEQIAADTTKPGVGDPALANSVVGFTTSDFGRTFPTNGQGSDHGWGSHHLIFGGNGNPTTGAVIGKKTYGTFPVLQVNGPDDTSTGRWIPTTSVDEYSATMAKWFGVDAAHLPVVFPNLGRFANPDLGFMRV, encoded by the coding sequence ATGTCCACCATCGACCAGGACCGCGCCCGTCTCCTCCGCTCCCGCCGCGACTTCCTCCGCACCATCGGCGGGGCCGCCATGGGTTCCGCTGTCATCTCCACCACCCTGCGGGATTTCCGGCTGATCAACTCCGCCCTCGCCCAGGGCAACGGCGTCGGCGGCGCCTTCACCGACTACAAGGCACTCGTCTGCATCTTCCTCAACGGCGGGAACGATGCCAACAACCTCATCATCCCCAAGGGCGCCCAGCACGCCAACTACGCAGCGATCCGCCAGAACCTCACCATCCCGGAATCGCTGGCGTTGGCGATCACGCCCTTGAACAACGATGGCAATCAATACGGCTTCCACCCGGTCTGCCCGCAACTCCAGAGCCTCTTCCAGGCAGGCAAGCTTGCCACGCTCTTCAATGTCGGCCCGCTGCTCTTCCCAACCAGCCGCGTCCAGTATCAGAAGAAGCTGGTCGCCCTGCCGCCGCAGCTCTTCTCCCACTCCGACCAGGTCACCCATTGGCAAACTTCGATCCCGGATCAGCCGCCACGCACCGGCTGGGGTGGCCGTGTCGCCGACTATCTGCATCCCTATCAAAACGAGCTGCTTCAGGATCCGGTGAGCCGGGCCAAGATCGCCCTCTGCACCAGCATCTCGGGAGCGAATACCTTCGAGGTCGGAAACTCCGTCCAGCAATTCCACGTCTCGACCAGCGGTGCGGTCACCTTGTCAGGAACGAGCACCGCAAGGGAAGCCGTCGTCCGTAACATCGCCAAGCTGTCACAGAGCAACTTGCAGGCCGATGCCTACGGCGACGTCATCGACAATGCCATCGCCGCCGGTGCCACCCTCAACAGCGCATTGACCGACACACAAACCGGCTGGACTTGGAACACCCCTTTCCCATCCGGCAGCCTCGGCGACCAGTTGAAGATGGTCGCACGTATCATCGCGGGGCGGAACAAGCTCCAGGTGAAGCGCCAGATCTTCTTCGTCTCCGCGGGTGGCTACGACACCCACACCTCTCAGATGGGTGCGGGGGACGATGCCCTCACGGGCACCCACGCCGGCTTGCTCGGCACCCTCAGCCAGGCCATCGGAGCCTTCCAGGCAGCCATCGAACAGATCGCGGCTGACACGACCAAGCCCGGCGTCGGCGATCCCGCCTTGGCCAATAGCGTGGTCGGCTTCACCACCTCCGATTTCGGCCGCACCTTCCCGACCAATGGCCAGGGCAGCGACCACGGCTGGGGCAGTCACCACCTCATCTTCGGCGGCAATGGCAACCCCACCACCGGCGCCGTCATCGGCAAGAAAACCTACGGCACCTTCCCGGTCCTTCAGGTCAATGGCCCCGACGACACCAGCACCGGCCGCTGGATTCCCACCACCAGCGTGGACGAATACAGCGCAACCATGGCCAAGTGGTTTGGCGTCGATGCCGCCCACCTACCGGTGGTCTTCCCGAATCTCGGCCGCTTCGCGAACCCGGATCTCGGCTTCATGCGCGTCTGA